GCTATAAACTTGAATAACTGAAATGAGCAAATATTcaataaaaaggaaatgaaaaaaatcgggaCAGAAAAGTTAAAGGGAAATGTTGACACACCTCTCGAGGAACTATTAAGGCTTCAGCCAGCGGAAGtcttgattaaaaaatcatGCCATTTAGCCAATAAATAGTATTGTGCCCAGTTGAGAAAGAGTAAATTGCATTAATCAGTCTGTCGGCATCTTATATCTATTTTGGATGAAATGCCCTTTTGAAATAAATAGGTTTTTCCAAACTAATGTTTAGATTTCACTTTTGCTTAGTTAAATATGATATTACCTCTTATTTCTGAGTAAATGAAACAATGCGTTTAGGGCAACTGAAGTAATAgacattttctctttgaaaccATGAAGTGTTGCTACCTTTATCTTCTCATTTGAGAGGAAGAAGTGAACGATTTTCTGTTTCCCGTACAAAAGAATGTAAGTACTTTTTAAGCGTcaaatttctctttttaaaatgcACCTTTACCCGGAGAATCTTAGGAAATTTCtacggaaaattttactgatttctcctctgattttatgcgaaaatcaaaaaattttataCAAAAACTACACTGGTACattctcctaaaaatttaaatgctttagtcaattttgcaacctttatGTTCCTTCATCTGGGAAATGACAAACTGGTGAAAGAGGTGCATCCTTGCAATGCATAAATATGTTCTAATCTTTTTTCATGTTTCTACAATGCAACGATGTAATATTCTTTCCTTGAGAAGGTATATTTTGAAGAAACTGCCTGTAACCTCTCTCATAGAGTTTCCAGGAAAATTAAAGTAAGTTAACATTGTTCCAATCATCAATTTTTGGTTCTGATGCCAAGTGGTTCGCAATTTATCAGTATTGATTTTCATTGAACTTCAATTCTACGTAGagattttctttgttttaatttaaataattcaaactacttaaattacttcaaacttATGCAATGGACGTCGATTTGTTCGAttatcgcccccccccctcccactttttttttctctttgaaacatcttccaaattttttaaattttacaaagtcCATTGGGACAAAATTTCAATCTCACActcataataattatttttataaatgtttattttagtgcaaaatatatcatttttttttacaaatgtttttgcatttttgaacaCTGAGAGCTTTAAAGTTTATAGTTGCAGTGAAAGACATAAAAGAAAGCTATCCATTAATTCACTTTTCAAGCAATCAATTGATTTTCAGTCAGATGCTGGCTTTTGTCAGTTCGAGAAATTAAGTACTTAATCTTAAAGTACTGGAAAATTTTAATAGGCAATTCGCACAATCCCatattttataattattttactCCATGAATCAGAGaagttttaaaaagttaaatcaCACTGCTACGAAATAAAGGGGTAAACAGCTCATCTTGGACTTCAGTCTCCATTTTTTAATGGCGGGCCAGATAGAGTTCGACCTTAATCTCAGCTAACTCCTGGTAGAAACAACACATGTAACATTAGTGGCATTGTGGAGACAGGTTTAttctatggatgagccagaaatattggttcttgattgaaaaaTGTGGCCCAATTTACTTTTATCTGCAATGGAGTCCAAAAAATGCCTCACTATGGAACATCTCacattttaggtaaaaaaattgaggtatgatTCCTGTGGCAGAGACAAGGCCTGTTGCATGGATATCAGTCCTTTACTGTCGGAGCTGCTATGTTATTTAGATGTCAGGATTTCAATCCAGCTAAATCTATGAGAAATTCTGatcttgaaaacaaaaaatagcaCAAACTCGCTTCAACTTAAAAAGATGAAAGAATCATGTTACTTCACCATAAATCTTTGCGGCAACTTGCACAAACTTCTGCAAGAAGTAGGGAATTCTGATGacttcaaattttgcttaaaaaagcTTGTCAAGAAATTGATGCAGTTAAgtataattttcaatttttattttttattttcaaaacttatcTTCTGTTGTGTGCCCTCCCTAAAGTATTTGACATTGCACTTTTTATTCAATGGATGATTCCTTTCAAGGAGCAATCTAGCACTGTGCAAAagtgaacacaatttcatgttgaaaaaataatgataacgAGGTCAAAATaaacttcttttattttcaagtggTTAACAGAAGACAATTAATAAATCAAATCCATGAACAAAATACTGTTGGTGACAATATTAGATATTACATTAGATTTTATCTATTAGGGATTGAAAGAGACATATTAAACTTATCAAATATGTACAATTCATAAATCAcatgtgtttcaaaatctcatcacAGTTAAATTAAAACGACTACAATGGAAGgaatattggaaaaattaaatgaacgaataaatacagaaaacaaaaatacaacAAAGAAAACTTGAATTTAAGAACGATTTGTCCTCAAAATGGGACAAACTCTGAGAACTCCAGAGGAAATGTAACAAAATGTCTGCCTCGAGgctcagaaaaaaacaaaaaaacattatGTAATtataaaatgataaatttcCACTCGTGCTCTACAAATAACTGTTAATTGAGATTTTTAGCGCTTACTGTGCAGTTTTAATTCATAGAGTTCCACTTGAACAACATCATTTGTCTTTAATTGATTGCTATGTTTTCACTTCTAAAAGTTTTGTATTTGAAAGCGATCATTCCAGATAAAGAGAAAACCTTGAATTGAGAACATAAAGTaggttgttttttttctaaaactcaAAGTTGAGAGAAAAGCAGCAGGACGAAAAGAAGTGAACATTGCTGAATCTCAAAAATGCTTTactacattttggaaaaaaatatcagaTACAATCAGAAGACTGAAAATATTGATGCAAAATTAATGGCTTGCTTATCAAATATTTAAAGATGAGGGGGCCGGTGGAATCATTTTTATCTATGGGAGCATGAGGATCAAAAATTTTGACTTCTAAGGTACTAAAGCTGTGGAAAGCACAGAGGGAGCGCAATAAtcggcaaaaaataaaaaaaaaaaaaaaaaaaccaaaaaataggaaaaacgaACGCCGAAAAACTTCACAAAGGATGTGGCCTTAAAAACATACATCTTCTTCAAAATCAATAATAAGGGAAAAGAAAATGCAATCTCTTTCGATCATAGATCAACCAACCCTCTATGAAggaatgaataaagaaaaactaCATCGCAAAACTTGGTGGATCGAATTAACAGTCTACTTAAATGACTTGAAGACagcaggaaaatgaaaatattgaaattatttaCAAGAAATCCAAATCTTTAGGACaagtatatttttcaattcCACAATAATTTCAGAAAGGTCTCTGAAAATTGTTTCCAAGATTTTCAAGAGAATAGGAATAAATGCAGGTTTGCGAGTTACTCAACTTTTGCATTCAGCACTCATTTTCgaaagcaaaagaaaatttgtagGCTTCTGGCTGACAGGAATTTTGGGAGGACTTTATCTCCTTGTCATGTAGTAATTTGATAACATCTTGAGCATCAGAAAGATCATTGTGATAGGAGAAATATGTGAGAATTTTTGTTCTGGCTTCAGGTTCTATAGCTAAATTGTACAGAGGCTGTTTATACTTGTTAAGTAGCTTGTAAACAAATGGGTGTAGAATGCCATGTTCTTCATTGATGATATAAACTGGACGATTCCAAAGGAGACTCTCTACAATATTGTCTAAGCCTAGCTCCTCTGCTTTCCTCAGTACACGAAGATGCTCTAAGGTGTTATCTCCTAGTCTGTTAGCAAGGAATACACTGAATTGCAAAGGAAATACTTCAAACATCAAATGACGAATTTCTGTTACAGACAAAGAGATAGTGGCCTTCTCAGAAAGAATAATAACAGAACGAGGTTGATCCAGTAAggttttataaaaaattaataagtttTCCACAAATGTGCTGACAGCAGAATCCTCTGGGCAATCTAAGTTGAAGATTTCGCCGGCTTTAGGAGCTATTTGattgaaaagagtgacaaaatGATGAAGAGCGACGCGATTGTCAAACAGCACTTTTTCAATGAGTAAAATTCTATTCCCAGCATTTCCTCTTACAGATAAATCTGTAATAAATGTGTTTTGAATGCATTCTGCTAGTGCTATGAGCCCATCATCTTCAATTTTATTATAGGCAAGACCTAAGACAAGAAGGTTTGagttttgaagagtttcaaCGAAAGCTCGAGCGCCCTGATTGGTGATAAGGTTTAGACTCAAGTTCAAGTCTATAATTTTGGTATCTTTTAAGCATATTGCCAGCGCTTCTGCTCCCAGATCGTCAATTCGATTGTTACTTAGATCTAAATGTGTGATGGATGAAAATTGCAAGTTGTGAGCAAGTTTAATAACACCTCTACCTATCTCATTTATAGGAAGTTGTAACTTCTTGACTGAAGTTTGGTGCAAAATATCCGCAACTATAGAAAGGATTTCCTCAGTAATTACACTGCCACCGAGATCAATTGAGGTTATAGAGGATCCGTTACTATGACTTAGAAAGAGAGGCACTGCTGACGGTAACTGTAACCTTTGATCCCCACCAAAACTAATGTGGCTCACTTTTGAGCTTTTTAAGCTCTCTGCAAAAGAAATGACCTCAGAATCTGACAGTGTACAATTCTCGTCCAAAAATAGTTCTGTTAATTTTGAGTCACCCAACACACTACTCAATGTTGAAAAACTTACAGCTCCCAAATCATTATGGGCTAGGGATAAATATTTCACACTGGAATATCGAATACTCTGAATTAGTTTTTGACCTATAAAATCATTGAGTTTACAAGCATCTAAGCATAGCTTTTCAATTGATGTCTCCTTCAAAAAGTCAGGAGGTGAAAACATTTGTCCATGAAAAATGTCGTTACAGGAAAGATCAAGGTCTTGTATATTGGTATCTTTTAAGTATTTACCAAAATcgttaaaaccaaaaaatgaattattggCAACATCTAATACCATCACACTAGAATTCACCAGTCCTTCTGCTAAAGCATTCATTCCCTTGTCCGTAATACAATTGAACTTCAGATTTAGATTTAATAACTTGGATGCTCTCAGATTACAGCATAAATCTTCCAACACACAGTCGTTGACAGAATTCCCACACACATCCAGATTTGTTATTAAAGTTTGATGTATGCTGGAGAATAAAGACCTGAGAATATCAGGCGATAAGGAACACGCTGCCAGACACAAGCAAGTGACAAAAGTGTAAGGCAAAGCTTCAACAAGGAGGGCTCCACTTGTTGGCTCAAAGGTACATGCTCTTAAATCAATTTTCGTTCCAGCAGAGGCAATTACACCTGCAGTTAATCTTTCAACTTGATTTGCTGTAAGTTTTGCAGAAATAAGCTTTGACTTGAAATCAGTAATCTTCGTATCTACTGATAGCTCTGTCAAGTACAGAAATTCATCGATTGGTAACCTCgagatatttacaaaaaaaagctTCATCATGTCCAAAAAGTCTTTGATTGGTAACTCAGAGTTACCCAGATTAAGTTTTTTTACCTCTGTCTTGGTTAACAAATCAAATACTTCATACATTCCTcctgtaaaattattaaaacccAAGTCAAGCTCTGTGACTCTTGCCTTGGAATTAATGAGGAGGTTGATGATAGATTTTAGCTCTTCAACCCCAAATCCTCCTTGTTCCAAATTAAGGGCACTGGCTTGAGTCtcttcaatgtaatttttcagcGATTGAAGCAGGCTGGCAAAATCCTCTTCGAAGAGTGGATTCGAGGTATGGGCAACATGAGGTGGGCGATACTTACACCTGGCAATTATTATAGAGTGGAGGTACTGCTCTATTGGTATCTGATCCTCAGTTTCGGAGAGGGATGATTCCTCTTCACTGCTGCTTGTTGTTCCTGAGAGTGATGATTCATTCTCGCTGCTGCTCATTGTTCCTGAGAGTGATGATCTATTCGCACTGTTGCTTGTTGTTCCTGAGAGTGATGATTCATTCTCACTGCTGCTCATCTTTCTTGAGAGGATAAGGAAGTATTGTTCCTGCGTATTTAAATTGAAGATGCACAGCCTTACTATAAACTTCTTAGTATTTATCTGCTTTTCAAGAATTTCCCTTTCAAATTGGTACCGTGCTATCACCAAAATGAAATctgaaagaaaagagaaaatttgtaaGTTTCATGTCTTTTAGAAACAATAATATTTCAAGTAgtcatttttgttaaaatctGGAGGAAGTTGAAAAAAGAATGACTCATCATAAATACTTCAGACAGGACATATCCAAggccgaagtgcaaaaccatatATTTTCGCTTGCAGCTTTAGACACTTCCTGTAATAAttcctttttagttttttccctagTAGCATaaccatagaaggaaaagataaagattatgtacgaaagttaatttttttaatataatgcatgcatatgaaagtgttaaaagtgaacatttttatgtaaccattatataaaagaaagtcataattttcgtgagcttttcgcaaacatactagaaaatcttctaattcgcaaaaagctcacgaaaataatgaccttttttttatataatagttacataaaaatgttcacttttaacactttcgtatgcatgtgttacataaaaaaattgtcttaaaaaaaattaccgtatctagcttttatcatttttcatatattatggtcaggtctgaacattgattttttttttttaatataagcgttacacgttttttatataaaactaccatttagataacagatatgttttttttatactttttttagaaaaacaaaaatttgttctgctactagggttctTGGGCAAGCTAGAcaacataatttttcaaaaaacttccttgatttttcttctctaggtACCTATTTGTAGAAtgttttgcttaaaattttatgcTATGAGGCTGGCTtgcttcttttgaaaaaaataaaatatgagttgaaattttgtaacactgcaatggatatacgtggttttgcacatTGGCCATCGTTATGCATCAGAGCTTTCCAACAACTTAAAAGGCAACTCCTCATTTGAGTGTAGGTATCATTCGATAGTTCACTTTTTAGTGTTTCCTGAAGGCTAATACACAATGGCAATCTCCCCTGATACCATGCCTGATTCTAGGCTATGCTGTAGATATCTCATTCCTTATAGGCGACATTTCATCTGACCTTGGCacatttaataatttcaagacTCAGCATAGTAAGGAGAGATGGCTTTTTCAGCATATTGCACTTATGAAATGGTTGACACCTTTCGCTGGCCACTGATGCTTGCCTGGCCCCCTTTCGAAAGTTTTGGCAATTTCGTACAATATGGTGCTCATCGCCAGTGAAAGAGACACTGTCAAAGGCGTAGGAATCAAATGCACTATCCAAATTTATTAAAGCTAAGTTGGCAAATGATCACTTTGGACAGTCATGCGCAGTGCGTGGACTGATTGAGGTCTCTGTGCACGGTGCTGGCATTGCTCATGATCATTCCCTCAGTCAATCCTTGATCATTAGACAGGAAGAGACACAGATCGGAAGACGGCAACGCAAactgaaagtaaacaactgccagCTTAGCTGATGACACCTCTGATAGTGTAGAGCAGTAAGGTACCTAGCCTGTTAGAGGAGATTACCAATATAAGAAAGCGTCCATGACCTCAGTATTTTCCCAGGCATAGGAGCATACAGAACAGCATAGATATTTTTCAATGTAGCAAAGAATCTGCTTTCAATGTTACCTAATATTCATTCAGCGAACCATCAGAAcggaattttaggtgaaaaacGCCTTAATGGCCCCTGAACTTATGGGCCCTCCTTCTGGTAAGTAACTGCACTAAAATTTCGTGATCCTGTTGTCACTCAAAGGGTTGCTTAGCTCCAAGAATTGCAACGAATTGCAAGAATTGAGATATTGAACACATACCTACAGGGGAAAGTATCTACGGAAATCTGAAAACCACACTTTCTGAAAAAGGGCCTCCAGGCTTGTACGCCCTTTTCCTCGAAAACTCCCCAGTTACTCCTAGAAAAAAACCACTTAACAGCCAAACTCAAAGTGTTCCATCGTGAAATTACTGTCTGTCACTGTTCTAAGAGATTTTTTTGCGGGCTGGTGGGTACAAGGGTGGCTGTGGCTACTGCCTGACGCCACCAAGAATGTGCTTTACATGCATGTCATGTGTAGCAGAATTAGGTATCTATGATTTCATTTGTCATACTCACGATGATAGGAAAATTGGAATAAAGTCACTCACACTATTAAAACGTAGAATAGATCGATGCTCGGGCAGAATTGGAAGaatggaaaattggaaattctaaTTCcgcgtgaaaatgaaaatttcgcgggaaaattatGTAAATAGAATATTTACCAACCCTCTTTAAATCTTACTAGATCTCATGCACATGTTACCGGCAAAACCCCGTTTTTcaggcagacctaggtctgccAAGCACctcgtttggcaaacctaggattgcctgaaaattttaggcagacctaggtttgccaaaagtgattttaggcaaactaggtttgccaaacgatttttttggcaaaccCCGTTTCtgatttctaccgctaaagtgactttaccggaaaactttttctaccgctaaagtgactttaccggaaaacttttctaccgctaaagtggccttaccggaaaactttttctaccgctaaagtgactttaccggaaaactttttctaccgctaaagtgactttaccggaaaactttttctaccgctaaagtgacagTACGAATTCAATGAGAAACAACTATTTATCCCCACGCAGACCGGGGCGAGCGGTGGTTTATTATAAAAGAATCACAGGTGAGGCTGAATAACAGTGTAACATAATATCACAAGTGCTTAAAACAGGGCACGAGAAATCTGAgtagcaaaaaaaattggaaaaaaaatgcaaaatttacaattacaatttgaaaaaagataCAATTTGAAATCGTTACAGATTCCTTGTCacttttttaacataatatcaTAATATCACAAGTGCTTAAAAAAGGGCATGAGGGAAAACGTTACACAATTGATGCAATTCGAAATCATTATAGATTTCttgtcacttttttattttttagaggaaaagtacattcaaaggaaatttatttattgttgCAGCTGAGGCTGGAGTGACATTTGGAGTTGCACAGTTTGCCATTTTTGCGGCACTTACACTGGTTTGAGGTGCAACCTTTTTTGCAGTTGCACCTTTCGAACCCCTGCGCAGAACCCCCAGCAACACTGGCTGCGGCCGCACGTACCGTAACCTTTTTTTCGGCTGGCACCTCACTGACCGATATGAAGGCCGTGGCGCACACGTCGAATTCCGACCGACAGTACCTTTTAGGGAGGATGCCGTCTTTGGTCCCTATTTTGTATAACTCGTGTTCGTTTTTGTCGAGAATTACGCCGATTATGTTTCTTAAACAAGCACGAGGCTTGTCCACGTCTGGTATAGGTATTGTTACGTTGTCGCCGACCTTCGCTGGCGGATGCGTTTTGTCCGAGTGCAGACGCATCTTCTTAGCTTGCTGTTCCAAACCAGCAGCTGCCTGACTCCGAGCTTTTCGGATGTTCTTCCTCGTCGCGCAGTTGCCGCACAAGACTTCATGTTCGCCTTCCGGTTTTTCTTCTGTTGTGTCCAAGTCAGCACCGCACGATTGGCAAACGTTTCCGGCGGAAGTTGTGACTGGACTAAGTTGAGGTGGTTGAGTCTGGGTAGTGTTTCCGGCGGAAGTTGCGACGGGACTAAGTTGAGGTGGTTGAGTCTGGGTAGTGTTTCCGGCGGAAGTTGTGACTGGACTAAGTTGAGGTGGTTGAGTCTGGGTAGTGTTTCCGGCGGAAGTTGCGACGGGACTAAGTTGAGGTGGTTGAGTCTGGGTAGTGTTTCCGGCGGAAGTTGTGACTGGACTAAGTTGAGGTGGTTGAGTCTGGGTAGTGTTTCCGGCGGAAGTTGTCACCGGTTCATTCTCGTCGTTTTCTTCGTCATTTTCTTCATTGACCTGTGAGGAAGCCAATAACTCCTCCAGCTGCTCCTCCGTCTCAACATTCGCCAACATATCCGGCGTCAAACTGCTTGTAGTGAGACCAACTCTTGGCTTCATTCCGAATAATGCTTCGTATGGGCTCATTCTGATACCGGCGTGATAAGCACGATTTTTCATGAACTGGATGAAAGGTAACGCGTCGGGCCACTGGTTCGTCTTTTTGTCAATTAGCCACGCCGCCAACATATTTTCCACGTCCTGGTTGGCGCGCTCAATGGATCCCTGACTTTGACTGTGGCGCGGCTTACCGTTGACCAGTTGCAACTCCGGCCAATGTATTTTCATGCACTTAATAATATTATTGACGAATTCCCTACCGTTGTCGCTGTGAAGGATACACGGTGCCCCAAAAGTTAAGAAGATGTCCTTCAAGTGCGCAGCTACTTCCTCAGCTGTTTTGTGCGAGAGGGCTCGAAGCTGAATAAATTTTGTTAAGTGGTCTTGATAATTGAGGATGAACCGTTTCCCTTGGATTTCTTGACTCTGCATGTCCACAAGATCGACCTGGCAGCGACTGTTTAGCTGTTTGTGCAGGATGGGCTTCGTCACGAGTCCTCTTTTTCGTTTGGTTTTCTTCCCGGCACAGACCTCGCACATCCCTAGAAACTTTTCGATCATAGGTCTCGTAATGTTAGCATATTTGCGACCTGAAAGCAGAAAAACAAGGACAAGTAATTTCAAACAAGTCAGCCAGTGCCGAGTATTTTTCCCGCGATAGATAGATGGGAAAATACTTGACCCAGTCGCTCTCCTATTTTCGCGCCTTGAGACAAGCTGTCCGCTGCATGTGCCGCTAAGTACAGTGAAAATCGTGGATCGGTAAGATAAGCAGCGACAGCTCGGAGGTAGGATTCTCGACTGCGAAATGAAAGGTCCACGGTTCGAGTGTGACTGGCGGCGCTTAATTTTTAcatcgaatttaaaaaaaaaaaacaaaaaatttaccgaACAAATTAGTGAGATAATCAATAATATTAAGTgacataataaaattaaaataaatctgaGACCAACatagttcattatttttttaaaaattaccatatagAATACGTCAAGGCTCGTGctataaaaacagaaaataaacagaaaaaaaaaaattgataaaaataatggTTAACTACGAAACTTACCAAGCTCTGCTTTCAACCGGTCTCGACCTCCGTGTCCAATAGCAGCATGAGTCGCTTCAATTGTTCCGTATACTTCCTCCAATGGAACAAAATACACAATGTCATCGGTTCCCGTTGCTTTCACCAACTTTTCTATACCCCCGATTTCAATAACATTAAACCGCCTAACACGTCTCTTCTGTTGGGGGGTTTTATTCC
The genomic region above belongs to Bemisia tabaci chromosome 8, PGI_BMITA_v3 and contains:
- the LOC109033935 gene encoding uncharacterized protein, producing MSSSENESSLSGTTSNSANRSSLSGTMSSSENESSLSGTTSSSEEESSLSETEDQIPIEQYLHSIIIARCKYRPPHVAHTSNPLFEEDFASLLQSLKNYIEETQASALNLEQGGFGVEELKSIINLLINSKARVTELDLGFNNFTGGMYEVFDLLTKTEVKKLNLGNSELPIKDFLDMMKLFFVNISRLPIDEFLYLTELSVDTKITDFKSKLISAKLTANQVERLTAGVIASAGTKIDLRACTFEPTSGALLVEALPYTFVTCLCLAACSLSPDILRSLFSSIHQTLITNLDVCGNSVNDCVLEDLCCNLRASKLLNLNLKFNCITDKGMNALAEGLVNSSVMVLDVANNSFFGFNDFGKYLKDTNIQDLDLSCNDIFHGQMFSPPDFLKETSIEKLCLDACKLNDFIGQKLIQSIRYSSVKYLSLAHNDLGAVSFSTLSSVLGDSKLTELFLDENCTLSDSEVISFAESLKSSKVSHISFGGDQRLQLPSAVPLFLSHSNGSSITSIDLGGSVITEEILSIVADILHQTSVKKLQLPINEIGRGVIKLAHNLQFSSITHLDLSNNRIDDLGAEALAICLKDTKIIDLNLSLNLITNQGARAFVETLQNSNLLVLGLAYNKIEDDGLIALAECIQNTFITDLSVRGNAGNRILLIEKVLFDNRVALHHFVTLFNQIAPKAGEIFNLDCPEDSAVSTFVENLLIFYKTLLDQPRSVIILSEKATISLSVTEIRHLMFEVFPLQFSVFLANRLGDNTLEHLRVLRKAEELGLDNIVESLLWNRPVYIINEEHGILHPFVYKLLNKYKQPLYNLAIEPEARTKILTYFSYHNDLSDAQDVIKLLHDKEIKSSQNSCQPEAYKFSFAFENEC
- the LOC140225283 gene encoding SCAN domain-containing protein 3-like; protein product: MATANVNFELFLRSFINEDSEKNQLHVIPREQYSDLINEVKAARSARNKTPQQKRRVRRFNVIEIGGIEKLVKATGTDDIVYFVPLEEVYGTIEATHAAIGHGGRDRLKAELGRKYANITRPMIEKFLGMCEVCAGKKTKRKRGLVTKPILHKQLNSRCQVDLVDMQSQEIQGKRFILNYQDHLTKFIQLRALSHKTAEEVAAHLKDIFLTFGAPCILHSDNGREFVNNIIKCMKIHWPELQLVNGKPRHSQSQGSIERANQDVENMLAAWLIDKKTNQWPDALPFIQFMKNRAYHAGIRMSPYEALFGMKPRVGLTTSSLTPDMLANVETEEQLEELLASSQVNEENDEENDENEPVTTSAGNTTQTQPPQLSPVTTSAGNTTQTQPPQLSPVATSAGNTTQTQPPQLSPVTTSAGNTTQTQPPQLSPVATSAGNTTQTQPPQLSPVTTSAGNVCQSCGADLDTTEEKPEGEHEVLCGNCATRKNIRKARSQAAAGLEQQAKKMRLHSDKTHPPAKVGDNVTIPIPDVDKPRACLRNIIGVILDKNEHELYKIGTKDGILPKRYCRSEFDVCATAFISVSEVPAEKKVTVRAAAASVAGGSAQGFERCNCKKGCTSNQCKCRKNGKLCNSKCHSSLSCNNK